The proteins below are encoded in one region of Segatella copri:
- a CDS encoding Rne/Rng family ribonuclease: protein MTSEVVIDVQQKDISIALMEDKQLVEYQNEPREASFSVGNIYIAKVKKLMPGLNACFVDVGYERDAFLHYLDLGSHFNSYQKYLKQVQSDRKKLFPFSKASKMPELEKDGSIQNVLKAGQEVLVQIVKEPISTKGPRLTGEISFAGRYLVLMPFGDKVSVSSKIKSGEERSRLKQLIHSIKPKNCGVIVRTVAEGKKVAELDAELKVLVKRWEDAIAKVQKTQQRPQLAFEETGRAVALLRDLFNPSYENIYVNNEDVMNEVKNYVSLIAPEKAGIVKLYTGKVPIFDNFSITKQIKAGFGRVVNYKHGAYLIIEHTEALHVVDVNSGNRTREKGQEANALDVNLGAADELARQLRLRDMGGIIVVDFIDMNLAEDRQLLYERMCKNMQKDRAKHNILPLSKFGLMQITRQRVRPAMDVNVDETCPTCFGTGKIKSSILFTDQLERKIDRLVNKIGVKKFTLYVNPYVAAFINKGFISLKRRWQFKYGFGFNVIPSQKLAFLQYEFYDKDNQYLDMQEEQETK, encoded by the coding sequence ATGACAAGCGAAGTTGTAATTGATGTCCAACAGAAAGACATCTCTATCGCACTCATGGAGGACAAGCAGCTGGTGGAATACCAGAACGAACCTCGTGAGGCATCGTTCTCTGTGGGCAACATCTACATCGCAAAGGTAAAAAAACTGATGCCGGGTCTTAACGCCTGCTTCGTGGATGTAGGTTATGAACGCGACGCCTTTCTTCATTATCTTGACCTAGGAAGTCATTTTAATTCCTACCAGAAGTACCTTAAACAAGTACAGAGCGACAGAAAGAAACTTTTCCCATTCTCTAAAGCCAGCAAAATGCCTGAATTGGAAAAGGACGGCAGCATACAGAATGTACTCAAAGCAGGACAGGAAGTGCTGGTACAAATCGTAAAGGAACCAATCTCTACCAAGGGACCTCGACTCACAGGCGAAATCTCATTCGCGGGCCGATACCTGGTACTCATGCCATTCGGTGATAAAGTTTCTGTCTCGTCGAAAATTAAAAGCGGTGAAGAACGCTCCCGACTCAAACAACTCATTCACAGCATCAAACCAAAGAATTGCGGCGTTATCGTCCGCACTGTGGCTGAGGGTAAGAAGGTCGCTGAGCTCGATGCTGAGCTGAAAGTCCTGGTGAAGCGATGGGAGGATGCTATCGCCAAGGTACAGAAGACCCAGCAGCGCCCGCAACTTGCATTCGAGGAGACCGGAAGAGCCGTTGCTCTCTTGCGTGACTTGTTTAACCCATCTTACGAGAACATCTACGTGAACAACGAAGATGTGATGAACGAGGTGAAGAACTATGTTTCTCTAATAGCCCCTGAAAAGGCGGGCATAGTTAAGCTCTACACCGGTAAGGTGCCCATCTTCGACAATTTCAGCATTACCAAGCAGATTAAAGCTGGCTTTGGTCGTGTTGTTAACTACAAGCACGGTGCTTATCTCATCATCGAGCACACCGAGGCCTTGCACGTTGTCGATGTAAACAGTGGTAACAGAACTCGTGAGAAAGGTCAGGAAGCAAATGCACTGGATGTTAACCTCGGCGCTGCTGATGAGTTGGCTAGACAATTGCGCCTCCGAGATATGGGAGGTATCATTGTTGTCGACTTCATCGACATGAATCTTGCCGAAGACCGACAGTTGCTCTATGAACGCATGTGCAAGAACATGCAGAAGGACCGTGCCAAGCACAACATCCTGCCATTGAGCAAGTTCGGACTGATGCAGATTACACGCCAGCGTGTACGTCCGGCTATGGATGTGAATGTAGATGAAACCTGCCCTACCTGTTTCGGTACGGGCAAGATCAAGTCTAGCATCCTCTTCACCGACCAGTTGGAAAGAAAAATCGACCGCCTAGTCAACAAGATCGGCGTCAAGAAATTCACTTTGTATGTGAATCCTTACGTGGCTGCCTTCATCAACAAGGGCTTCATTTCCCTGAAGCGCAGATGGCAGTTTAAGTATGGTTTCGGCTTCAATGTGATTCCTTCACAGAAACTGGCATTCCTCCAGTACGAATTCTACGACAAGGACAACCAGTATCTGGACATGCAGGAAGAACAGGAAACAAAGTAA
- a CDS encoding TPM domain-containing protein: protein MRFKRYFLALMMVAFHALALTAGEVWTAKNVPIPFLRDSTQYVSDPDGYVDKAQKDSANFYLQKLKLECGVQNVLIIVGKVDNQDAFRMAQDVGNQYGIGYKKSRRGLVIVIAVEDHKYFIAPGSGLEGELTDVDCDDIARACIVKYMREGNPGEAVASVSRAIYNKVKSGRTGIADVDEGSVNDEEDWFLVIILFLIFFGIPIYLFIRYILEILGIVKPRPKSHQRNQSRRRNNDDDWIPPFFMGGGGSSGGGFSGGSFGGGTFSGGGSGGGW from the coding sequence ATGAGATTTAAGAGATATTTTTTGGCTTTGATGATGGTTGCCTTTCATGCATTGGCGTTGACGGCTGGGGAGGTCTGGACGGCGAAAAATGTACCGATTCCTTTCCTCAGGGATTCTACGCAATATGTTTCCGACCCGGATGGATATGTTGATAAGGCTCAGAAGGATTCTGCCAATTTCTATCTTCAGAAACTGAAGTTGGAGTGTGGCGTACAGAATGTGCTCATCATTGTGGGAAAGGTTGACAACCAGGATGCCTTTCGGATGGCGCAGGATGTGGGCAACCAATATGGTATCGGTTACAAGAAGAGCCGGAGAGGACTGGTTATCGTCATCGCGGTGGAGGACCATAAGTACTTTATTGCTCCAGGAAGTGGACTGGAGGGGGAGTTGACCGATGTGGACTGCGATGATATTGCCCGGGCTTGCATCGTGAAGTATATGCGTGAAGGCAATCCGGGCGAGGCGGTAGCATCTGTGAGCCGTGCTATATATAATAAGGTGAAAAGTGGACGGACGGGAATTGCGGATGTTGATGAAGGTTCGGTTAATGACGAAGAGGACTGGTTCCTGGTCATTATCCTGTTCCTTATCTTCTTCGGTATTCCTATCTATCTGTTTATCAGGTATATTCTGGAGATACTCGGTATTGTGAAGCCAAGACCGAAGAGCCATCAGAGAAACCAGTCTCGTAGGAGAAACAATGACGATGACTGGATACCTCCTTTCTTTATGGGAGGTGGCGGTTCTTCCGGCGGCGGTTTCTCGGGCGGTTCTTTTGGCGGAGGTACCTTTAGCGGAGGTGGCTCTGGCGGAGGATGGTGA
- a CDS encoding LemA family protein, producing MEQTMNSNMQPAKRGIKKSWIILGIVVVLVLWMFSGYNGLVEKQELATTELANVQTQYQRRADMMPQLAKIVKAYAKHEKETFAEVTKARAAVGQVKLDANNLTEASLKKYAAAQGELANAFSKLMVVAEKYPELKASENFKALQVQEEGTENRISEARRKYNEAVQNYNQTVRKMPSALIAGLFNFNVMPKFEAAAGAEKAPDLDI from the coding sequence ATGGAACAGACAATGAATTCAAACATGCAACCGGCAAAGAGAGGTATAAAGAAAAGTTGGATTATTCTGGGCATCGTAGTTGTGCTGGTACTATGGATGTTCAGTGGTTATAACGGATTGGTAGAGAAACAGGAGTTGGCTACCACAGAGTTGGCTAATGTTCAGACTCAGTATCAGCGTCGTGCTGATATGATGCCACAGTTGGCTAAGATCGTAAAGGCTTATGCCAAGCATGAGAAAGAAACCTTTGCCGAGGTAACCAAGGCTCGTGCTGCTGTTGGTCAGGTAAAGCTGGATGCCAACAATCTTACTGAGGCTAGCCTGAAGAAGTATGCTGCTGCACAGGGTGAGTTGGCGAATGCATTCTCCAAACTGATGGTAGTAGCCGAGAAATATCCTGAGTTGAAAGCCAGCGAGAACTTCAAGGCTCTTCAGGTTCAGGAAGAGGGTACGGAAAACCGTATCAGCGAGGCACGCCGCAAGTATAATGAAGCCGTTCAGAACTATAACCAGACGGTTAGAAAAATGCCAAGTGCCCTTATCGCCGGCCTCTTCAATTTCAATGTGATGCCTAAGTTTGAGGCAGCAGCAGGAGCTGAGAAGGCGCCAGACTTGGATATCTAA